A genomic segment from Polyangium mundeleinium encodes:
- a CDS encoding transposase, which yields MPKRIRRNHTSEQKAALLKRHHVEKVPVSSLCDETKLQPSLFYTWQRQLFENAAVVFDGPPKDKPSARERELEARVAQLEAKLSKKDAVIAEISEEYVKLKKELGEP from the coding sequence ATGCCGAAGCGAATCCGAAGAAACCACACGAGCGAGCAGAAGGCCGCGCTGCTGAAGCGCCACCACGTGGAGAAGGTGCCCGTTTCGAGCCTTTGCGACGAGACGAAGCTGCAGCCGAGCCTCTTCTACACCTGGCAGCGGCAGCTGTTCGAGAACGCGGCCGTCGTGTTCGATGGGCCGCCGAAGGACAAGCCCTCGGCACGCGAGCGTGAGCTCGAAGCGCGCGTCGCGCAGCTGGAGGCCAAGCTCTCGAAGAAGGACGCGGTGATCGCGGAGATCTCCGAGGAATACGTCAAGCTGAAAAAAGAACTTGGGGAGCCCTGA
- a CDS encoding DDE-type integrase/transposase/recombinase, translating to MWADKTNIIGESFIRWLGVARSKFFDWKKRYGKANEHNADVPRDFWIGPEERQKVLDFHAKNPLEGYRRLTFMMLDQDVVAVSPSTTYRVLSAAGRLDRWKRGASKKGTGFVQPLRPHEHWHIDIAYLNVAGTFYYLCSLLDGASRAIVHWEIREAMTELDVECIAQRAREKYPDERPRIISDNGPQFIAKDFKEFIRIAGMTHVRISVNYPQSNGKIERWHRTLKSDAIRVTPPSSLADARRIVGRFVDHYNGVRLHSAIGYITPNDALAGRADIIWAARDTKLEAAREARRQRRLAARAAAHPEHRAPARGSVCPSPA from the coding sequence GTGTGGGCCGACAAGACGAATATCATCGGGGAGAGCTTCATTCGCTGGCTCGGCGTCGCGCGCAGCAAGTTCTTCGACTGGAAGAAGCGCTACGGTAAGGCGAACGAGCACAATGCAGATGTGCCACGCGACTTCTGGATCGGGCCCGAGGAGCGGCAGAAGGTGCTCGACTTCCACGCAAAGAACCCGCTCGAGGGCTATCGCCGATTGACGTTCATGATGCTGGACCAGGACGTCGTCGCCGTCAGTCCTTCGACCACCTATCGGGTGCTGTCGGCGGCAGGCCGCCTCGACCGCTGGAAGCGGGGCGCGTCGAAGAAGGGCACCGGCTTCGTGCAGCCGCTCAGGCCGCACGAGCACTGGCACATCGATATCGCCTACCTGAACGTAGCTGGCACGTTCTATTACCTGTGCTCGCTGCTCGACGGCGCCAGCCGCGCGATCGTCCATTGGGAGATTCGCGAAGCGATGACCGAGTTGGATGTCGAGTGCATCGCACAGCGTGCGCGCGAGAAGTACCCTGACGAAAGGCCACGCATCATCTCGGACAACGGCCCGCAGTTCATCGCGAAGGACTTCAAGGAGTTCATCCGAATCGCGGGCATGACGCACGTGCGCATCTCGGTCAACTACCCCCAGTCGAATGGCAAGATCGAGCGCTGGCACAGGACGCTGAAGAGCGACGCGATTCGGGTGACGCCGCCGTCATCGCTCGCGGATGCCCGCCGCATCGTCGGGCGCTTCGTCGACCATTACAACGGCGTGCGCTTGCACAGCGCCATCGGGTACATCACACCGAACGACGCGCTCGCGGGCCGAGCCGATATCATCTGGGCCGCACGTGACACGAAGCTCGAGGCAGCTCGTGAGGCGCGGCGGCAGCGTCGCCTGGCAGCGAGGGCGGCTGCGCATCCGGAGCACCGAGCCCCCGCCAGAGGCTCCGTCTGCCCATCGCCCGCATAA
- a CDS encoding nucleotidyltransferase domain-containing protein, which yields MPDDVIILNDLTREEQIVELTKRIPGLTEAQAQVALDQGFSRESRVVFGGSRVRGDFKPTSDIDIGFGSLTERQAQRALKNIRKAGPLSPEERIQIVPGKSTDHIPTIRSPEEFFQRSGVRAPTDPRAGEPFLPSGSITATPDGQILIYRPGVPQ from the coding sequence ATGCCGGATGATGTTATCATCCTCAACGACCTAACTCGCGAGGAACAGATTGTTGAGCTAACAAAACGGATTCCCGGGCTTACGGAAGCGCAGGCACAAGTTGCGTTGGACCAGGGATTCAGTCGAGAATCCCGCGTCGTGTTTGGAGGGAGCAGAGTTCGGGGCGATTTTAAGCCGACCTCGGATATCGACATTGGATTTGGATCATTAACGGAACGCCAAGCACAGCGTGCTCTTAAAAATATTCGGAAAGCCGGTCCGCTAAGCCCAGAGGAGAGAATACAAATCGTGCCAGGGAAATCCACAGACCACATACCGACGATTAGGAGCCCAGAAGAATTCTTTCAGAGGAGCGGGGTTCGCGCCCCGACCGATCCTCGCGCCGGCGAGCCTTTTCTCCCTTCGGGTTCGATTACTGCGACGCCCGATGGTCAGATCCTCATCTATCGCCCAGGAGTACCACAATGA
- a CDS encoding transposase, with protein MEAACAKYFEADGTAGRPSIPPGLYFRMLLVGFFEGIESERGLEWRCSDVSPRPPPSGRRPAPVAGAAGPHVRPAIARHQAPQQAPRRRPRNRSREPAIVRGSHIWGTHAGPLRADALTRTLGGRDVDSLYP; from the coding sequence ATGGAGGCGGCGTGCGCGAAGTATTTCGAGGCCGACGGGACGGCGGGCAGGCCGTCGATCCCGCCGGGGCTTTACTTCCGGATGCTGCTGGTCGGGTTCTTCGAGGGGATCGAGTCCGAGCGCGGGCTCGAATGGCGGTGCTCGGACGTATCACCTCGCCCACCCCCGTCTGGACGCCGTCCCGCCCCCGTGGCAGGCGCCGCGGGCCCGCACGTTCGGCCTGCCATCGCGCGGCATCAGGCTCCACAGCAAGCGCCACGCAGACGTCCGCGCAACCGCTCGCGCGAGCCAGCGATCGTCAGAGGCTCGCACATTTGGGGGACACACGCCGGCCCTCTTCGCGCCGATGCTCTGACGCGGACGCTCGGAGGACGCGACGTCGACTCGCTCTATCCCTGA
- a CDS encoding AgmX/PglI C-terminal domain-containing protein: MRWFVTPIVFVVLAGCGATPPAGGSGPKEPGGPTATAGEQGSSSSSSPSPEGTPAEGNPKDPDTLPLSGTLTDEQIQTAVNENVKAFDACYTIGADKDGKLAGTITLQATVGPLGVVNEASVKKSTVGNPKVDDCVRKAFKTIKFPRPAGGGTVMITYPMTFGGEVILKK; this comes from the coding sequence ATGCGTTGGTTTGTCACTCCCATCGTTTTCGTCGTCCTCGCGGGCTGCGGGGCGACGCCACCTGCGGGCGGCTCGGGACCCAAGGAGCCCGGTGGTCCTACCGCGACGGCAGGCGAGCAAGGGTCCTCCTCCTCCTCCTCCCCCTCCCCCGAGGGAACGCCGGCCGAGGGCAACCCCAAGGACCCGGACACGTTGCCGCTCTCGGGCACGCTCACCGACGAGCAGATCCAGACGGCGGTCAACGAGAACGTGAAGGCGTTCGACGCTTGTTACACGATCGGCGCGGACAAGGACGGCAAGCTCGCGGGCACGATCACGTTGCAAGCGACGGTCGGTCCGCTCGGCGTGGTGAACGAGGCGAGCGTGAAGAAGTCGACGGTGGGGAACCCGAAGGTCGACGACTGCGTGCGCAAGGCGTTCAAGACGATCAAGTTCCCGCGTCCGGCGGGTGGTGGGACGGTGATGATCACCTACCCGATGACGTTTGGTGGCGAGGTCATCCTCAAGAAGTGA
- a CDS encoding glycosyltransferase family 4 protein gives MRIAMISTPFIRMPPIGYGGTELFCYELAEELDTRGHAVTVFTTGDSITSCRKRALYHRPVWPPTAADEVNHVAWALAEIARSTFDVVHLNSPHGVPLSGFLRVPIVYTLHHHREESFSRIYASHPQVYHVAISQRQLDLEVPLARARVIHHGLSPNRYPPSLRDDGYLAHIGRYCEEKGTHLALDLARLVGMPIHLGGRTHPQDRAFCEEYIAPRLDLPGVLDHGEVDHEQKIRILSGARALVCPLLWEEPFGLVAVEAMLCGTPVIGFARGSFPEIVDEGVTGFLVPPDDLDALARVACSPELAHFDRLQCARRARDRFTTSVMASAYESVYRRAVALGHAARARVA, from the coding sequence ATGCGCATCGCGATGATCTCGACCCCATTCATCCGCATGCCGCCCATCGGCTACGGCGGGACCGAGCTCTTCTGTTACGAGCTCGCCGAGGAGCTCGACACGCGCGGCCACGCCGTGACGGTGTTCACGACGGGCGACTCCATCACGAGCTGCCGCAAGCGCGCGCTCTACCACCGCCCCGTCTGGCCCCCCACGGCCGCGGACGAGGTCAACCACGTCGCCTGGGCGCTCGCCGAGATCGCGCGCAGCACCTTCGACGTGGTCCACCTGAACAGCCCGCACGGCGTACCGCTCTCCGGCTTTTTGCGTGTGCCGATCGTGTACACGTTGCACCACCACCGCGAGGAATCGTTCTCGCGGATCTACGCGTCGCACCCGCAGGTCTACCACGTGGCGATCAGCCAGCGTCAGCTCGACCTCGAGGTCCCGCTGGCGCGCGCGCGCGTCATCCACCACGGCCTCTCGCCGAACCGATACCCGCCGAGCCTGCGCGACGACGGCTACCTCGCGCACATCGGGCGTTACTGCGAGGAGAAGGGCACGCACCTCGCGCTCGACCTCGCGCGCCTCGTGGGCATGCCCATCCACCTCGGCGGCCGCACACACCCGCAGGATCGAGCGTTTTGCGAGGAGTACATCGCACCGCGGCTCGATCTCCCGGGCGTCCTCGACCACGGGGAGGTCGACCACGAGCAGAAGATCCGCATCCTCTCGGGCGCGCGTGCGCTCGTTTGTCCTCTCCTGTGGGAGGAGCCGTTTGGCCTCGTCGCCGTCGAGGCCATGCTCTGCGGCACGCCCGTGATCGGCTTTGCGCGCGGCTCCTTCCCGGAGATCGTCGATGAGGGCGTCACCGGCTTCCTGGTCCCCCCGGACGACCTCGACGCCCTCGCCCGCGTCGCCTGCTCGCCCGAACTCGCGCACTTCGACCGGCTCCAGTGTGCGCGCCGCGCCCGCGACCGCTTCACCACTTCGGTCATGGCGAGCGCGTACGAGTCCGTCTACCGCCGCGCCGTCGCGCTCGGACACGCCGCCCGCGCGCGTGTCGCGTGA
- a CDS encoding SDR family NAD(P)-dependent oxidoreductase, producing the protein MSSGRFAGKVVLVTGAGSGIGRATALAFAKEGADLVVCDVDEARLDEVASAARAQGRSVLARKVDVSSAAAMQSFADEVHAVFPAIDVLVNNAGVAVTGGLRDTTLEDWSWVMGINVMGVVHGCHFFVPRMIDRGRGGHVINIASAAGLAGSRLLVAYSTTKFAVVGFSEALRADLRRHRIGVTAICPGFIRTNIHEASRRHGRFAEPAALERSRRLMERGASPELVAAKIMNAVEHDQGLVPVTAEAHLIYALKRSAPDLLATIWRRVEAWQAPEL; encoded by the coding sequence ATGAGCAGCGGGCGTTTTGCAGGCAAGGTTGTCCTCGTGACGGGGGCGGGCAGCGGCATCGGGCGGGCGACGGCGCTCGCGTTCGCCAAGGAGGGCGCAGACCTCGTCGTCTGCGACGTCGACGAGGCGAGGCTCGACGAGGTCGCCTCCGCCGCGCGCGCGCAGGGTCGGAGCGTGCTCGCGCGCAAGGTCGACGTGTCGAGCGCCGCGGCCATGCAGAGCTTCGCGGACGAGGTGCACGCCGTGTTTCCTGCGATCGACGTGCTCGTCAACAACGCCGGCGTCGCGGTCACGGGCGGCCTGCGCGACACCACGCTCGAGGACTGGAGCTGGGTGATGGGCATCAACGTGATGGGCGTCGTGCACGGCTGTCACTTCTTCGTGCCGCGCATGATCGATCGAGGCCGAGGTGGCCACGTCATCAACATCGCCTCGGCCGCGGGCCTCGCGGGCAGCCGCCTGCTCGTCGCGTACTCGACGACGAAGTTCGCTGTCGTCGGCTTCTCCGAGGCGCTGCGCGCGGACCTGCGCCGCCACCGCATCGGCGTCACGGCGATCTGCCCCGGGTTCATCCGGACGAACATCCACGAGGCGAGCCGCCGCCACGGCCGTTTTGCCGAGCCCGCGGCGTTGGAACGCTCGCGCCGCCTCATGGAGCGCGGCGCCTCCCCAGAACTCGTGGCCGCGAAGATCATGAACGCCGTCGAGCACGATCAGGGCCTCGTCCCCGTGACGGCCGAGGCACACCTGATCTATGCGCTCAAACGTTCGGCGCCGGATCTGCTCGCCACGATCTGGCGCCGCGTCGAAGCCTGGCAAGCGCCCGAGCTTTAG
- a CDS encoding tetratricopeptide repeat protein, translated as MPLAQAIVAELDALPSGRTLTSRGLFDRLMSKLRESVPCLHHARAKVSFELVAGKPGRRDSTSTMPAPAPRLDVLPRSATPAPPAAQLVPPPPAAQLVPPPPAAQLVPPPPAEALRPVPPLREPEVSLALPRPPRTFHPPPPPDDVDFTWTNDSEDWGSMPRVIPLARPLSAPPGASLPPPPMPTTSSGSSSILGTDGPISSPISGREISPFARYTVEGELLASQGDPNGAIAAFRKALSVLGPGGDPHARAEMYVRIGELRSRHGEPEDAISDFEKALALRPGHIPALESLLLLCASERDWRGVMSAEERLLAALPTDTLRFERLIEFAARWEGEAEKPARARLLFERAREVRPQDPVVLEQIRRLTLKSLPPAPRG; from the coding sequence TTGCCACTCGCGCAGGCGATCGTCGCCGAGCTCGACGCGCTGCCGAGCGGGCGGACCTTGACCTCGCGAGGTCTCTTCGATCGGCTCATGAGCAAGCTGCGCGAGTCCGTGCCGTGCCTCCACCACGCACGCGCGAAGGTGAGCTTCGAGCTCGTCGCAGGCAAGCCGGGGCGGCGCGACTCGACCTCCACGATGCCCGCGCCCGCGCCACGCCTCGACGTGCTGCCGCGGAGCGCGACGCCCGCGCCACCCGCAGCGCAGCTCGTGCCGCCGCCACCCGCAGCGCAGCTCGTGCCGCCGCCGCCCGCAGCGCAGCTCGTGCCGCCGCCGCCGGCCGAGGCGCTGCGCCCAGTGCCACCCCTCCGCGAGCCCGAAGTCTCGCTCGCACTGCCGCGTCCGCCGCGCACGTTCCATCCGCCGCCGCCCCCGGACGACGTCGATTTCACATGGACCAACGACAGCGAGGACTGGGGCAGCATGCCACGCGTGATCCCGCTGGCGCGCCCCCTCTCCGCGCCCCCCGGCGCCTCGCTCCCGCCACCACCGATGCCAACGACGAGCAGCGGGAGCAGCTCGATCCTCGGGACAGACGGGCCGATCTCGAGCCCCATCTCAGGCCGCGAGATCTCTCCCTTCGCGCGGTACACCGTCGAGGGCGAGCTGCTCGCATCCCAAGGCGATCCAAACGGCGCCATCGCCGCCTTCCGCAAGGCGCTCTCCGTGCTCGGGCCCGGCGGCGATCCACACGCGCGCGCCGAGATGTACGTGCGGATCGGCGAGCTCCGGTCGCGGCACGGCGAACCCGAAGACGCAATCTCGGACTTCGAGAAGGCACTCGCACTGCGCCCAGGGCACATCCCCGCCCTCGAATCCCTCCTCCTGCTCTGCGCATCCGAGCGCGACTGGCGCGGCGTGATGAGCGCCGAGGAGCGTCTCCTCGCAGCACTACCAACCGACACCCTCCGCTTCGAGCGGCTCATCGAGTTCGCCGCACGCTGGGAAGGCGAAGCAGAAAAACCCGCGCGCGCACGTCTGCTCTTCGAACGAGCACGAGAGGTGCGCCCGCAAGATCCCGTCGTGCTCGAGCAAATCCGTCGCCTCACGCTGAAGTCGTTGCCGCCCGCCCCGCGGGGGTGA